The DNA sequence ACCTTCAGCTCAAACCTGGAGTTGAGCTAGCATCGAAGGCCAGAACACGACCCATTAGGTTATGGTCTTTCCTGAGCGCACGTTGAAGGGGACGCAGTTGCTGAGAGCTACAAGCACGTCCCCTCACTGCTTTGGGACGGTTTTGGCCAGCCTTCAACTCTGCTCCGAGCCACCTCAATTCAGTTCAGCCATCACTTCATTGTTCCTCCACACTGCAGGATCTATGCCCACCAGAGCAGAGGTGCTGGCTCCCACGCCCAGGGACACAGCCTGTCTTCGCCAGCATCACCCATTATGGGTCCAGCTGAGACTGCAATAGGTGTGGCCCCTGCTCTGGAGCCTGATAATGGGGCTAAAAGCCCATGAGGGGCAGCTACCAGCCCCTGAGCTATCAAGGCATGAGATATGGTGCCATGCAGACTGGGGACAGCCCCAGCTATAGCCCTGCGGGGTGTCGGGCTCTGTCGGCTGCCCTCTGACAAGCCCACATCTTCAGCTTCTGTGCAGGCCCGTTGGGGAGGCGAGAAGACACCCCATACTCACCCCTCCCCCTGTCTACGCGCTCTCCATGCTGCCGCCCCGACTCAATGGGCCCGGAGGAGCTGGGTTTGCCCTGCTGCGGACCGGGGGACCTGCCGTCTAAAACTCCGTGCGTGCTCTTTAGCTGCCTGGCAGTTTCAATGAGGAGCTCTATTCGGTCTGCGCCGTCGTAGTTCACGCAGCCCCGGCACACAGCCTCGCTGAACTCCCACAGCATGGCCCAGGGCATCTTGGGCAGATCGCCAGAGGTAGCACCATTGCCGTCTGGAGGAAGACTGCGAGGCGGAGGACATGTTGTTTACAGGCCGCGACCAAACTTTCTTCGGAGGCCTACACGGTACGTCTACGGTTTCAACGATCTTCAGTCTTCGGACAGCATTCGCCACATGCCGCGAATTTTGCGAAGAAATTGGGATAAAAGGTGAGCTCAAAATGCGACTGTTTGAGGAACATTTAAAACTTAGCGAACGTCTTCTTCTCGGTTTGTTCGGTCTGTGTGGAAGGAAGTAAAATGTTATAAGACACCGGAAACACCTACGCGACACGGCCGCGGGGCACCACGGGAGTTGTAGTTTCCGTCTCGCGGctttgtttctttccttttctgtaGGATTGTGAATAGTACTAGGAGAGAAAATAAGGAGATACAGGGGCAGGAGATGAAATCGGCTATTAAAGAGGTCTTTATCTGACTTTACCAGAGACAATAACAGATGCTTAATTTACAGCTTCGCTGTCAGATCAGATATTCAGCTTTGGTCCGATTATTGGTcatattctttttcttttttgtgttaaaactgattctgctaaataaaataatacattgaAATGAACTGCTTTGTCTTCTGTCTTGCAGTTATCAGTAACAGCCAGTCAACATTGGGGGTTAAATGTGAAACTTCTCTTGCAATTAAACATGTAAGACATAAAGtaatttcaatttaattttcaatgccttggtttttattttcactgcaaatgCACAACAGCTCTAAATATCAGTCATTGGTCTTAATGATTAATAAGATCTAATGTCAGTAAAAAATATATTGGTTGACCCCTTATCTACACAATTTCAAAAGTACGCATTTTAAGTAGCggatacattttctttttcttaagaTGTTCTAATATCAGGACATATGGAATATGTTTATTTACTGTCTGTGCTCCATGATGAACACAGCTGAGGCCACAAATGAAAACCATCTCTGTTAAAATCGTGCTGTGGTATCTGTTCTGAGGCACAGGTTATACCTAAACCCAAAAGGTTCATTTAGATTAAGATTTACACTGTAGACtcagacaaaactgagaaaTCTGAATTTTggagtttgaaaaaaataaacaaagaactAGTCAAGATCCAATTTCTTAATTCTTAAATATATAATGGAAACATAATGTTGTAAAATATTACAATGTCTGTATACTCTAAAGATAGTGtggtttggttaaaaaaatgtaattctaaCTACTGCCTATATTTTAAAAGTGCTGTGAATAACtacaacatgaaaaataaatgtaaaggtGACTACATAATTTAAAATGGTACAGGggaaaatgtttccattttttaaaaaatgtgcttaaTGTAGGGCTTGTAAATAGATGTTTAACATTtggcagagaaagaaaaagaaacgtAATTAGTACATTTATGCTTTACCTAATGAACTTCCAGCAAAAGGAATACTTCACCAGCACTGTTTACCAAAAAAGATTAAACAACTTGATGTTGATTAAAGACTGAATGCTGCTTAAAGAAAGACGTTTCAACCCTTCTACTATCCAGTAAACTTCTGATCAGCAGTGAAATGGAGAGTTCCTTCATCATTTCTGCAGGAGCACAAAACTACAGCTTGCTTCTCTTGGTAAAACTGGCAAACCACTGGACCTTTATTTCCATGATGGACCTGAAGAAATGATGATACAAAACATCTTTGATGACGTGAACACGGGTTAAAGCAGCACTCACATTATAGTTACTGTTCACTTTatttagaaaccaaaaactTGGGGGTGGTGGTGTTCAGATCTAGTGTTGGGaacatacaaaataaacaactgattgaaaaactttgtaaaattaaaataaatcattaaaaaaacgtATAATTTAAGTAACTTTTCTAAAGCACATTAATCTTAGTTTTTGTCAATATTGTTTTAATGGTACGTGACAACAGAACTGCGGTATACTcaatgcaaagacacaaaacgttACAAATAGTTTGAGGAGAGTATTTAGTTGGCATGGTGTGTGGTTGAGAAACACAGCTTCAGTGTGTAAGGGTAAGGCCCACCTAAAGAcacaaggaagaaaaacaaggacattttaaaatgttgaataaggAGCAAAAACTGTATGACTaggttttaaaaatatgttggTATGTTCATGTAACAGGCTAAAGACTTACTAGGGTTTTTCATCTGATAATGGTTCATCAAAGCTAGAGCTTCCATGGCATCATTTATGGATTCCCACTCAAGCAGACCAGATGAACTTCGCTCACCTGTTGGGTCACACAAGATGATGGttcatcacaataaataattCTTAAGTCTGTGCTAAAGGAACTAAAAGCAGCCAGCGCCTTTAGACAAGGAGCTATGTTTGATTTACTGTCACATAGATCACTCTGAAGTAGGAGTGGGGATCACAGAGTAATTCACGATACAATATTATCATGACGTTTTGCTCACAATAACCATGGTGTCAAGATTCTGCCCAACTCGATTATAATGCGGGACAATCATTTATGATACATCACATTATCTGAACTTTTTCCAAGGCAGTTTTCAGGAAAGAAAAAGTACCCGCTCCAGGGTCAAAGGTTGGTGCTGATCGATTAAACTCAGAGGAGACAaatcagggtttctgcagaaatcagccaaatttaatgcttttgatgtcattttaatgcaataaaaaaaataaaaaaaatgtaatgccatgaccgtgaactcaacaaattacaagggtttttttttggaaaagatgagttttatatgaaaactgtccctacatttcactatttctgaatctggaaaccacccctgaccaccCATGGGCTTCAGTTATTCTCTGAAATTCACATTTTCTAGCCTTTTTTGCaggaatttgcatttccccatttcccagctctcctccacctggtccagcctgccggccactttaaaaacatgcagtttttggcaattgTACCCGACCGGCCGGAACAATTATCGCAATGCTTCGGCATGTTTATGCAGACGCACATATCTGACGAGTCTATAATTCTATGTTATTATTGTCAAATATCTTTCTTCAAAACTGcacaaagaatttttaatgctacTGAGAATCAAATGTACTGATTTTTTTGAATGCCATTTAAGGTCTTAATTTTCCCCAAATcaatttaatgactattaatgctttataatgccctgcagaaaccctaaAAATGCTTGAATTGATGAATGATTGGCTGAATTCAACAGgagcctttttttaaacatcctaCAGCCTAGACTTCTTCTTTCTACTACCACCATCAACAAAGTAAAATTATTCATATTGGCCAACATAAAGCTCTACTGTTGTATTTACTATGTGGTCACAGAACTGAAGTTAGATGCCATAACTACTATTTGTCCTTGTTTTGGTGCACTTTCAAGGCTAAAAGAGCCCATTACAGAGTTGCCGCAAGTTCCAGCAGTGGCAAGGAACCTAGGGTGTGAGCATTATCATTATTCAGTTTTAATAATGTGTCGATTCAATTCATTCTCTCTCTGATTTGCTTTCTCTCACTGTCCACCATTTCTTCTCTGAGAGTTTCACCTTCTTCACCCACCATTTAgttcttttcattttgctcTGGTCAATGTTATAAGCACTACCTTGAGGGCACAGCAATCTGTTTAGAGCACCTGCATGTTTTCATTGGCATATTAGCCAGCAAATTGATAAAGTATAATAAGAGGTCCCAATCCTGCTTTAAAGAGCTGTGTTCAACATGGAACTTTAAGTACTCTAAGGTGTACAGTCAAAAAGTTTCTCTTGTGTCTACACTGTACACCACACCAAATGTTTTAGCCCTTGTCTTTCTATAGTCCTATCCAAATCTGTTTAGCTTCTGTTTCCTttacccccccacccccaatcTAGAAGCCAAACTATTCATTAATAATATTAAAAGGCGAATGACTGCACACATAAACAGAAATGGTAATTAGTCGTGATCAGGCTGTAACCCATTACTCACTCTTTCCGGTGAAAAGCTTCACACTTGTGGGGCTCTTGATACCGAGTTCTTCACAGACCTGGAAGAAGAGACCAGTGAAACTCTGATGTGGTGACTTGCGGAGAATCTTTCCCTTGTAAATGGTGGCTCTTGTTTGTACCTGGTTGAAGATCTCTGCAGAAATATCGGGCTGTGCGTTAAAGAAGTGTAGGACGTTGCTGGGGTGCTGGATTCGGTTTTTAGCCGCCTGCTCCGGTGAAGTGAAGCGGTTGTTGCGGGATCCATGGAAATCTTTGAAGCTGCTAGTGTTGTCCTCTAACTGGTAGCACTGCCCTGGCACAATAGCCTGCTGCTTCGACACACTGTAAGAAAAGAGGCCAGGTGTCTTACATCTGTATACTTAGCTCTGTGTTGTGCATCTTTCTCTAATAGTCGATGATACGTCTATAGAACTGCTATTACCAAACGTTGAGCTTCTGTCCGAAAAGGAAGTTGTTGTTGAGGTGAGTGATGGCCCTGTCCACGGAGTAACAGTCCCCCATTTCTACATTGCTGCTNNNNNNNNNNNNNNNNNNNNNNNNNNNNNNNNNNNNNNNNNNNNNNNNNNNNNNNNNNNNNNNNNNNNNNNNNNNNNNNNNNNNNNNNNNNNNNNNNNNNatgtgaccaaaatccagacactttttggtaaacctttcaattcattttcaatacattttattttccagttcaaatgtgtcatctcaagacacttcagTGAGGAAGTAAAGACAAAACTATAgaaagaaatccaacaaatccaaagtttcctttggattcctgTCTGAgcagcacttggcgacagtggggaggtaaactcccttttcaggaagaaccctccagcagaaccaggctcagacagggcggccatctgcctcgaccggttggggtgagggtgacagtgaaagacacttgacagtgctgctcagttcatcacatcggacgcacagcagcagcagaacgtcttctttatccaagagaagacgcgttggaagcagttcttcttcttcttcgtcttcctcTGTTCCTTCTCACTGACCTCGGTGTCTTCATCATCATTACTATCCTCGCTGTCGTCAGTGTCTTCAGCAGTGTCAGCATTGTCACTGTCTTCATGCTCACTGCTCTTCAGGTCTTTGTCCTCATCaggcaagcctgtcaggttaATTCTGTTTCAGGatctgcaggcttaaccatgatgAATTTGCTGGTGGAGGGTCTCGGTTCATCGctaaaaaggaaacatacaccgttgggtttacatccgacaagcagagaatgtaaacatggaaatcagcaaaagttcatatcagtcttttgtcacctgctgggctgctaatgtctcacaacctgtgtacaaagtaagtagaaacacacttaccaactgctggtgggAGAGCTGCTGTTGAGGTAGCTTTTGGTGATGAAGGGATGgttgaggataccactgggggtgattctgtcaTCCTCATCCCACCGAAGCATCGCCTTCAACAGCTCGAtgcactccctcctctcatcgGCCTCTGCTGGGTTGTCCGTCTCAGAGGACACCTggtgcagcaaacattttgaaagtccaacagtggtcaaatcaccttccaccgtgaaatgtgaataccataaatgaacgggacttttcagcaactagccgctgcttcctaaactacctaccgttttcatttcatccagagagccAAACTCGTAAACTGTGGGGTCGGAGTAGATGACATGGGCCACAAAATACTCAACaggtgtctgaaagaagaaaacaatgatgcttactaaagtctttatcttattgagtgagtaaaggtcagaggtaaaatcacagtaggagcattgtaccttcagccgccacaaACCATTAGacgttttctgaaaaaaaaatcgtgATCTCCGGCCAGCATCGATGAGATGTTGCGGTGGCGGACCCAGCAGACGGATCATGCGTCGGAGCTGCAGACGAAACGTAACACcatgttagacctgaagctaatcctgtgacggcttctaatgtgtttcagctgcagtaatttactcacttTCCAGTATTCCGAGTCTGAGTCCGATTCTGATCCGAAGAGACTATCTTCAGTCATCATCCCGGCCATCACGCAGCCTAAGGACCAAacgtcgatggcctctgaatacggcaggcccagggtgatttctggagctctgaatgtggaaaaaacatcagatgaagatgtgacacagtagacagtaaggagacagcgctgaatgaaagatttctcaatgtttaaaaagtatcaGTATTTCATACCTATATTCAAGTACTTGGAATAGCTCTCCTGCTTTGGCTTCCGACCTGTACTTGGCCATACCAAAGTCAATGAGCTTGACtctgaagggctgcttcacgtgatccaccatcatgatgttatcctccttcacatcaccgtggattatgccagcactcTTTGCTGCATTCAAAGCTACAGCCACCtgcaagtaacaacatttatcaggagtttgttcaagaaatctgtcacatgacaataaaagtagaagttgtaaaggttcctgaaccaCCGATGTTAATTTTAGcaccactgaaggagagaaatataaggagacaatagaaggtcacacctgctgaATAACTGTGCGGACGTCTTCCAGTCGCATTGGCTGTGGTAAACTCTCCACATAGTCCCACAGGTCGATGTCCAACTTTTCAAGCACCAGGAGCCGCTTATTGTCTATGAAGAAGTCTC is a window from the Acanthochromis polyacanthus isolate Apoly-LR-REF ecotype Palm Island chromosome 23, KAUST_Apoly_ChrSc, whole genome shotgun sequence genome containing:
- the LOC127532339 gene encoding heterogeneous nuclear ribonucleoprotein L-like, with protein sequence MGDCYSVDRAITHLNNNFLFGQKLNVCVSKQQAIVPGQCYQLEDNTSSFKDFHGSRNNRFTSPEQAAKNRIQHPSNVLHFFNAQPDISAEIFNQVCEELGIKSPTSVKLFTGKSERSSSGLLEWESINDAMEALALMNHYQMKNPSGPYPYTLKLCFSTTHHAN